CAAATGATGGCGCCGATCTGCTATCATGGCTCAGAACATCTGTGCGATGTCAGGGCGCGCGGGGTGATGAGGTGGCGGCAGCGGCGACAGCGATCGGCATGAGCGACGACGAGCGCCTGCTTTCGGGCAAGGGGCAGCCGGAGGACGATCGCTCCGATACCACGTTGCGGCCGGCGCGCCTGTCCGAATACATCGGTCAGGAGAAGGTCAAAGACAACCTCGCGATCAGCATCAAGGCGGCGCTGGCCCGCGGCGAGGGCCTCGATCACCTGCTGCTCTACGGCCCTCCCGGCCTGGGCAAGACCACGCTGGCGAACATCATCGCCGCGGAGATGGGCGTGAATGTGCGCACCACTTCCGGCCCGGCGATCGAGCGGCCCGGCGACATCGCCTCGATCCTCACCAACCTGCAACAGCACGACGTGCTGTTCATCGACGAGATTCACCGTCTGCCGCGCATCGTCGAAGAGGTGCTGTACTCGGCGATGGAGGACTTCGCCCTCGATCTGGTGCTCGGCAAGGGTCCCGGCGCCCGCTCGATGCGCATTCCGCTGGCAAAATTCACCCTGGCGGGCGCCACCACGCGCTACGACATGATCAGCCCGCCGCTTCGCGACCGCTTCGGCTCGGTCTACCGGCTGGAGTTCTACTCGCACGCGGCGCTCGAGCAGATCGTGAAGCGCAGCGCCCGCGTGCTCAACGTGCCGACCGAGCCGGACGGCGCGGCCGAGATCGCGCGCCGCTCGCGCGGCACGCCGCGCATCGCCAACCGCCTGCTGCGCCGCGTGCGCGACCATGCACAGGTGCTGCATGACGGCGTGATCAGTTGCGCCGTGGCGCGCGAGGCGCTGGCGCGGCTGGAGGTCGATGAGCTGGGCCTGGACGAAGTCGATCGGGTCATCCTGCGCTTCATCATCGAGAAGTACGACGGCGGGCCGGTCGGCCTCAACTCGATCGCCGTCGGCACGTCTGAAGACGCGGACACGATCCAGGACGTGTACGAGCCGTTTCTGGTGCGCCTCGGCTTCCTTCGCCACACGCCGCGCGGCCGCGTGGCGCTGCCGGCCGCCTATCGACACCTTGGCCTGACGCCGCCACCGCCGCCGGCCGAGCCGAACCAGGGCCGCCTCTGGGCCGACGAGGCCGAGCGCGACGAGCCGTTTCAGCCCTGAAGGCTGCTGTCGAGCCGGCGCCTCCCGCTCTCAGCCGCTCGCTGGCAGAATTCCCGACTGCGGGGGGCCGTGAGGACCGGTCCGCCGGACATGCTCGCCACCGTCCGAAGGTACCGCACGGCTCGGTTCCGGCGTCGCGTGCGGCAGCATCTGCACCCCGCCGATACTCGTGACATCGGCAGAAAGGGCCCAATCCGGGGCGGCTTCGCCCCGGTCACCGGTCGCCTGCCTCACACGTCCGAGGAAAGCGGCGGAGAGCGAAGGCCCGCCGAGGGGTGCGGAAATGTTTATCCTCAAGAGCTGCCCGAAGTGCCGCGGCGACCTCTCGATCGAACAGGACAACTACTCGCGCACGCTGTTCAGCAAAGAGACCGACTTCGCCTGCCTGCAGTGCGGCTATCGCCTGCCGGCCGACGAGCGCCGGGTGATGCTGGCGCGGCTGCGCCGCTGGGCGGCCGCAGCCGCCGCGACGGCGGGGCTCAACGCCGCGGAGAGCGTTCCTACCGCTGCCTGACCCGTACGGCCAGTCGTGCACCAACTATCTGTGTGCGATACTGAGGCCGTAGCGATTGATGGTGATCTGCGGCCGCTGCCCTGATTCGGCAGCGGCCGCACGCTGCGCCGAGCGGATGGGAACACGGGGAATGCTGGCAGTAGACTGGGCTGCGGTGAGGACAGAAGCGCAAGCGGCGCCGGCTGCACGCTCGCTCGCGATCGACGCCGAGGGCCTGGTGAAGCGCTACGGCGACAAGCTCGCCGTGGACGGCGTGAGCTTGAAGGTGCGCCGCGGCGAGGTCTTCGGCCTGCTTGGCCCCAATGGCGCCGGCAAGACCACGACGATCGAGATGATCACCGGCCTGCGCGAGCCGGACGCCGGCCAAATCTCCGTGCTGGGCATCGATGCCCGTCGCCGCCTAGACGACGTGAAGCAGCGCATCGGCGTGCAGTTGCAGACACCGGCGCTCTTCCCGCTGCTCAAGGTCTATGAGGTGCTGGACCTGTTCGCCAGCTTCTTCGAGCACGCGGACGAGCCCGACGCCCTGATCGCTGCGCTTGACCTGGAGGAGAGCCGCAGCAAGCTGACGAAGGAGCTTTCCGGCGGCCAGCAGCAGCGACTCTCGGTCGCCCTGGCCCTGATCAACCGGCCGGACCTCGTCTTCCTCGATGAGCCGACCACGGGCCTCGACCCGCAGGCCCGCATCGCCCTGTGGGACGTGATCGAGCGGCAACGCGCCGCCGGCCGCACGATCCTGCTGACCACGCACTACATGGAAGAGGCCGAGCGGCTCTGCGACCGCGTGGCGATCATCGATCACGGCGTGATCCAGGCGGTTGATGCGCCGCGCGAGCTGATCCGGCAGAACTTCTCCGAGACGGCGATCATCTTTTCTCTGCCGCAGCTCAGCCTCGAAGAGCTGCGCGCCCTGCCGGCCGTCTCCAATGCGGGGCGCGACGGCGATGAGGTCACGCTCTACAGCCATGCCGTGGCGGAAACGATGGCGGCATTGCTGGCCTGGGCAGGCGCGCACGGCCGGCCGCTCGACAGTCTCTACGTGCGCGGCGCCACGCTCGAAGACGTTTTCCTCAAGCTCACCGGCCGCCGGCTGCGGGAGTAAGCCTCGTGAAAGCGTTTCGCAAGCTGCTGCGCGCCAACCTGATCTCCTTCAGCCGCGAGCGGGCGACCGTCTTCTGGACCTTCGCTTTCCCGCTCGTCTTCATCATCATCTTCGGGGGTATCTTCGGCGGCGACAGCACGCCGACCTTCAGCGTCGGGTTGGTCAACGAGGCGCAGGGTCAAAACGCCGAGACCGTGGTGCAGGCGCTGCAGAGCCAGAAGGCACTCGAGCTGCACGCGGGCAGTCGCGACGCCGAGCTGAAGAAGCTCAGGGACGGCGACCGCAAGGCCGTCGTTGTGATCGCCGCACCCCCGGCAGGCGGCGCACTGGCGGTGCAAATCTACGCCGACCCCGCGCAGACGGCGACGCAGCAGGTGCTGCT
The window above is part of the Dehalococcoidia bacterium genome. Proteins encoded here:
- a CDS encoding ABC transporter ATP-binding protein: MLAVDWAAVRTEAQAAPAARSLAIDAEGLVKRYGDKLAVDGVSLKVRRGEVFGLLGPNGAGKTTTIEMITGLREPDAGQISVLGIDARRRLDDVKQRIGVQLQTPALFPLLKVYEVLDLFASFFEHADEPDALIAALDLEESRSKLTKELSGGQQQRLSVALALINRPDLVFLDEPTTGLDPQARIALWDVIERQRAAGRTILLTTHYMEEAERLCDRVAIIDHGVIQAVDAPRELIRQNFSETAIIFSLPQLSLEELRALPAVSNAGRDGDEVTLYSHAVAETMAALLAWAGAHGRPLDSLYVRGATLEDVFLKLTGRRLRE
- the ruvB gene encoding Holliday junction branch migration DNA helicase RuvB, with the protein product MSDDERLLSGKGQPEDDRSDTTLRPARLSEYIGQEKVKDNLAISIKAALARGEGLDHLLLYGPPGLGKTTLANIIAAEMGVNVRTTSGPAIERPGDIASILTNLQQHDVLFIDEIHRLPRIVEEVLYSAMEDFALDLVLGKGPGARSMRIPLAKFTLAGATTRYDMISPPLRDRFGSVYRLEFYSHAALEQIVKRSARVLNVPTEPDGAAEIARRSRGTPRIANRLLRRVRDHAQVLHDGVISCAVAREALARLEVDELGLDEVDRVILRFIIEKYDGGPVGLNSIAVGTSEDADTIQDVYEPFLVRLGFLRHTPRGRVALPAAYRHLGLTPPPPPAEPNQGRLWADEAERDEPFQP